In the genome of Telluria mixta, the window TTTATGACAGGCGCCGAAAATTTTTTCTTTTTCTATGCGCAAAAAATTTGAGGGAGCGTCCTATTAGGTCAGCATTATCCGGTCGGTGTTCAGTCTCCCCCGTGGGGGTGGGGGCGTGTATCGCCCGAGGCGCCCGCCACGCCACCTCGACAGGTACCAGCGGGTGCGAGGCGGCTGGCGCCGTCGCCAACACCCACATTGCGCTGTACTTGCGACCGAAGTAGACGACCAGGCTCGTGTCATAGAGCGAGCCAAGGGCGTCGATGGTAGCCTTGTATGGTACACCGGCATGGGGGACACGGTAACGCCTGTAGGTGCTTGGTGAGGCCCCAGCGTGCGGATAACGGTTGCGTGGATCACGCCGGCACCTTGGGCAGGTCGACATCCAAGTACAACTGGACAGCGTGCAGGGCTTCCTCTGCGCGGCGGATAATTAGAGCCATCGAATCTGAGTCATCCATTAGCAAGCCCATCTAGAGATCTGACAGACGTGATCATGCACCTAGCCCTCAAAAAGTACAGAAAGCTACCAATTCATTGCCCACGTCGCGGGCTTGCGTGTGCAAGCAACTGCCGGCATATCTCGGCATGCTTTTCGGCAAGCGATAAAAGGTCCAATACACTTTGTAGGTGAGACATATGGCTCTTCCAGTGCTCTTCGCCGAGGACAGCTTCATAGTCGAGTTTGCAGGGTTCGCGCCACTTTTCGTACGCAGCTAGGCGCTCAATGCGTTGTTCTAAGTCCACGACATTCCGATTTGCTGGAGCATGTCGCGCTGTGCTTTTTATCCACTCGCGCCATGGCTTGTTTCCCTTTGACTGATTGCACTTACCACACGCTGGGACGAGATTCGCGATTTCAGTAATGTATCCAGTCGGCTTCCGATCCTTGACAATTGCTCGCAAGTGATCCCATTCAGTGCGTCGATCTCCACAATATGCACATACGCAGTACCCAGTCTTCATTCCAAGGATCTCTAGGGCCTCACGAATTTCGGCATCGGTCGGCTCAATGCAAGGCGTGATGGATGTCAAGAAAAGACCCGTAATTGTCGACTTGCGGCCAGTTATTTTACTGCTGCCTGGCAAATCAAAATCCGGATGCTTGGTACTGACGCGCGCCATTTTGTTCTCCTGGCTTGTGCATACCGTGTAGCGTCAAAGTTAGCGGCGAAGCGGTGTGAACGATGACACATCGTAATCGCCTCCGATGCTGCTGTCAGCTTGTGACTACTTCATGCTCGACACGGCGAGAGCCGGTTTAACTATAGTGAGAACAGTCGAGCGAGAGACCCCGAAGAGCTTCGCCAAGGAACTCACGCTCTGCTTGTTCGCGTATCCCTCAACCATCGCTCTGCGCTGCCCCGGCGTCGTTTTCGATGGCCTGCCGAGGGTCTTGCCATCGGCCTTGGCGCGAGCAAGCCCGGCTTGGGTGCGCTCTACGATCAGGTCACGTTCCATCTCGGCCACTGCGGCCAGCATGGCCAACATAAGCTTACCCGCTGGTGACGCTAGGTCGAGCTTCCCGAGCTGGAGAACGATGACCTCGACGCCCAGCTCGGCGAGATGCTTGATCGTCGCCAACACGTCAGGCGCATCTCGGCCCAGGCGGTCGAGCTTCGATACCACTACCGTGTCCTTCTTTCTCAGCTTGGTCAGCATCTCACTGAACTGCTTGCGCTGCGCTGCGTGCGCCTTTCCGCTCACGGTATCCGCAAACCAGTACTCAACCGCGTAACCCGCGCGTTCGATCTCCAGCCGCTGATTATCTGCCCTTTGCTCTGCTGTCGACACCCGCCCATACCCAAACACCGCCATAGCCTCACCCTTGATGTGTTGGAAAATGGTGTGAATATATATCAACATGTTGATATATGCAAAGGCTATTTTTTCAACACTTCAAGGTGCTGGCCTAATGGGGTGTCAGAAAACGGTCGTTTCCCACCGTACACAAGGGTGGGATAAAATCTGGCATTGTCTTCTTGATAGGGTAGCTTATGAAGGTGTGTGGTGTTGATATAAGCGGCAGTGAAGCGCGGCTTGTTGTAGTTGAGGGTGACGCCAATGGCTTACACCTCTGCGAACTTGAAACCAAAAAGATTGCACTTAAAGACGATGAGATAAACGAACAAGTGCGCTCTTTTCATCAAGTCGTTCTTGCGCTCGTGCGTGAAAACAAAATTGAAAAAATAGCAATAAAGAAGCGCATGAAAACTGGGGGTTTTGCGAGTGGTCCGGTAAGCTTCAAAATAGAAGGGCTGTTCCAAATGATTGCTGAGGCTGATGTCGTGTTTATAGCCCCGAATACAATTTCGGCATTCGAGAAGAAGAATGGTCAAGATATTCCAATAGAATTAAACAAATACCAAACAGACGCATATCGTACAGCCCGCGTGGCTATTTTAAAGGG includes:
- a CDS encoding DUF3010 family protein is translated as MKVCGVDISGSEARLVVVEGDANGLHLCELETKKIALKDDEINEQVRSFHQVVLALVRENKIEKIAIKKRMKTGGFASGPVSFKIEGLFQMIAEADVVFIAPNTISAFEKKNGQDIPIELNKYQTDAYRTARVAILKG
- a CDS encoding HNH endonuclease — encoded protein: MARVSTKHPDFDLPGSSKITGRKSTITGLFLTSITPCIEPTDAEIREALEILGMKTGYCVCAYCGDRRTEWDHLRAIVKDRKPTGYITEIANLVPACGKCNQSKGNKPWREWIKSTARHAPANRNVVDLEQRIERLAAYEKWREPCKLDYEAVLGEEHWKSHMSHLQSVLDLLSLAEKHAEICRQLLAHASPRRGQ
- a CDS encoding recombinase family protein codes for the protein MLIYIHTIFQHIKGEAMAVFGYGRVSTAEQRADNQRLEIERAGYAVEYWFADTVSGKAHAAQRKQFSEMLTKLRKKDTVVVSKLDRLGRDAPDVLATIKHLAELGVEVIVLQLGKLDLASPAGKLMLAMLAAVAEMERDLIVERTQAGLARAKADGKTLGRPSKTTPGQRRAMVEGYANKQSVSSLAKLFGVSRSTVLTIVKPALAVSSMK